In Paenibacillus dendritiformis, the DNA window CCTTCGAGCAGCTTCATCGAATCGCTGCGCACCGATGAGAATTCGGCCGCATAGCCTTCCATGAATTCCGTCCGCCGCTCGGACGGGACGCTGAGCGCGCCGCCGGCCGCATCATACAAAAAATAACCGTGGCCGTACAGACAATAATCAATCAAGGTGAAGCCCCGAGCGGTTACAATAACATTGGCCCGGTTGATGTCGGCATGGATGATGCCCCATGTGCCGGGCTCCGGCTCGTAGCGCCGAAGCCGCTCGTTAATCCGTTGGAAGGCCTCGCTCATCAGGGCGAAATCGCCCGGCGCAAAAATGCCGTGCTCCCGGCCATAGGTCAGCCGCTCCAGCATGGCCTCATTCTCCCCGATACCGGCATAGGCCGGTCTGTTCGGGGCCGGATCCGGCGTGTATCCGCTCGTAAACCGGTGCAGCATGCCGACCTGCCGCCCGTAGCGGAGCGCGGCTTCCCTCGATGCGAAGTCATCCGGCTGCGAGTCCCGCCCTTCCAGCCAATGCAGCATCGTACAGTGGAGGAAGCCATCCCCGTCCGAGATCCGGGTGACGAATTCTCCTTCGCGGTTGCGGACCGGCATCTGCACATTCAAGGCGGTATTCTCTCCCAGCGCCTGCAGCAGCTCCATCTCCCCGGTCAGACCCGCCTTGGTATGCTGCAGGCCGTGAAGCCCGGCGTGGACCGGCTTATGAACCCGGAGCAGATAAGATGAGCCCGACTCATCGGTAATCTTGTACGTCAAATTTTCATTATGCCGTATGAATGTTATAATTGGCGATTGTATCTCGTAATGCGACAATGCATCGGCAGCGATGGCTTGATGGCCCACTTTTTCGTCTCTCCCTTTCTGCGCATGCAGGCCGTCTGCGGCATGGCCGCCGCTATTCCTGCTTGCTCATCAGTCAGTTCAATCTTCTCTTCCTGTCCATTCGAGCCGATCGCGATGGACAGCGGCGCTTCAATCTGCAGCTCTATTCGTGTTCCAACTATTTCCTGTACGTCAGCGAGACCTGGCCGGCTCGGAAAAGTCATACTTCGCCACCATCTCGCCCCAAGGGGCGATGCCGGTCTCGACGAAGCCGGCCGAAGCATACAGCCGCCGGGCCGCTTCGTTCTTCGGATCATAGCCGAGCATGCAATGCTCCGTCCGGTCCGGCTGCGCTCCGATCTCATCCAGCACAAGCTGCATGGCCCGCTTGCCGTATCCTTGCCCCTGATAAGAAGCATCCACCATGAAGCGGTAGATCCAATACTTCCCGTCATCCGGATCGATGCCATACATGGCGAATCCGATCATGCGATCGTCCAGATAGATGCCCTTGCATTGAAATCCGTCCAAAAACTGCGCCTCGGCGATCGAATACAGGTTCGACGCGATGAAGTCTTCTTGTCCCGGGGCCACCTCCAATGCAATGCATTCCTTCCAGTTGCCGGCCGTGATCGGCTGGAGATAAATGTTCATAGAAAATCCCCTTTCGGTTGTTCATTTCTTCTGTCCAAGCCGCCTTGCTCCCTCGGTTGCTCCGGTCCCGGCAGCTCGTATTGATAGAAGCACAGGTTCAGCCACTGATTGAATTTATAGCCGGCATTGCGAATCGTCCCGGCATACGTAAAGCCCAGCTTCTCATGCAGGGAAATGCTGCCCCGGTTCGACTCGTCGATGCCGGCGACGAGCGTCTTGTAACCGCGTTCCCCCGCGATGCGGATCATTTCCCGCAACAGCCCGGAACCGATCCCCAAGTGGCGGCATTCGTTATGCACATAGACCGAATGCTCAACGGTGTATTGATAGGCTGGCCAAGCCCGGAAAGGGCCGAAGGTGGCGAAGCCCATCACCCGGTTCTCCGCCTCATAGACCAGCACGGGAAGGTTGTCCCGCCGCTTCTGCCGGTACCACTCCATCCGCTGCTCCAGCGTATGCGGCTCATAGGAATAGACCGCGGTAGAATGGATTATCGCATCGTTGTAAATGTCCAATATGGAAGGCAAGTCCTGTTCAGTCGCTTCTCGAATCATGCTCCGGTCTCCTCTTCGTTCGTACCGGCGGGCAGCGTGCCATGGCGTCCCAACCGGCTATGCCGTAATTATACCAGTTCTTGGCGTCACGGAAAGCTGGAAATAAAAAAGAGACGCCTTGGCGCCTCTCTCTTCCTTGATCTCAAGATTCCTTCCCCCTCGCCCGTGCGCTCCGGGATCGGCCTTACACTTTGGCCGCCTGTGTACGCGGAAGCGGAGGTTGGCCGGCTTCGGCCGCTTCGGCCCGCTTCAGGAACAGACGCCCCTTCCAGCGGAGCAGGACGAGGATGCCGCGAATGTATTCGTCCGCGATCATGCAGGCGTAGATGCCGACGAGCCCCCAGCCCCAATGGATGCCTGTCAGGTAGGACAAGCCTGTGGCGACCAGCCACATCGAGAACACGGCCGTCAGCATGACGAACCGGGTATCGCCGACCGCATTGAGGGCGTTGCCCATCGCCATGTTCAGCATTTTGCCGGGCTGCAGCAGCAGATTGAGCCCGAGCAGCGAGACGCCGAGCGCCACGATCTCCGGATCGGCCGTGAACAGCCCCAGCAGCGCCCGGCCCGCGAACAGCAGCACGAGCGCATTGACCGTGACGAGCGGCAGGCCGTACAGAAGGGCGCGGTAGGCCCCTCTGTAGGCCTCCTCCATGCGCCCCGCTCCGAACAGATGGGCAACCTGAATCTGCAGCGCCATCGCGATCGAGGATCCGAGCAGGAAGCAGAACGATTCCAGCGTGTTCATGTACGTCCGCGCCGCCAGCTCCTGCGGCCCCAGCATCGCGATGAAGGCGAAGATGACGAGCTGGGAGAAAACCCAGCAGGACATGTTGACGCCGAGCGGCCAGCCAATATACAGGATCTCCTTGAAGCGCGCCCCGTCGAAGCCGAGCATCTCCCGCAGGCGGATGCGATGCCCGAACGACTGGACGAATACATAAGCCAGCACCGCCGTCGCGAGCAGCCGGCTGATGACGGTCGACAGGGCGACCCCGGTCAGCCCCCACTGCGGGAAGCCGAAGGCGCCGAAGATGAAGCCGTAGTTCATGGCGACATGGATGACGTTCATCCCGATGGCGATGATCATCGGCCCCTTCGTATTGCCGGTATTTCGGATAACCGTGCTGAGGGTGGACGTGAGCGCCGTCAGCACCATGCCGCCGCCGACAATCGAAATATAAGTGTCCGCCAACGGCAGCAGGCTGTCCGGAAGCTGGAGCACCGCCGCGATCGCGCGCGGCTTCGCGTAGAGCACGAAGCTGAGCGCGAGCCCGATCAGCGCGCTCGCGCTTACCGCCATAACGGCCACGGAACGCGCCTCCTCTTCCTTCCGCGAACCGAGCTTCTGCGCGATCAGGATGCCGGCCCCGCTCGCCACCGTCATGAAGAGGGTCGTCAGCGCCTGGAACAGCTGGTTGGAGAAGCCGACAACCGCGACCGCATCATCCGAGATGCGGCTCACCATCAGCGTATCCGCCGCCCCCAGCAAAAACTGCAGGAACAATTCTATAAAAATCGGCCATGCCAGCACTCCCAGGGCATACCGATTCTGTTCTCTTTTCACAAATGAAACCTCCGTTATCCTCTTGATGTGGCTGTATATCCTTGTGCAACGACGGATAGAACGTAATCATTATAGATGGTATACTCATCTTGATGTGTCACAATATCAACTTGAACTATCAAGATGCCAACCTGTTCAATTCGGAAAAAGGAGGCTCTTCCAATGAAAGCGCTGCAGTTCACCTTGCCGCCATTGCCCTACTACATTCACAGCGGTTCCGGCACGATGGAAGCCGGTCAAAAGCATGCCAGCCGCCGGAATATCGAAGTGTTCGATCTGCTGTTCGTGACCGGAGGCTGTCTTTATATGTATGAGGAGGAGCGGGAATATGCGGTCCGTCCGGATCATGTCCTTATTTTGCGGCCGGATCGGACCCACGGGGCGACGAAGGAATGCATGGAAGCGACAACTTACTTCTGGCTGCATTTCCAGACGGAAGGAGCGTGGGAGGCTCTTGAGGACATGCCGCACTCCACCGCCTTCGACAGTGAAGCGGCTGTGGCCTCTCCTTTCGCTCCGCGACCGTTCCTCCTGACCTTGCCGCAGTTCGGCAAGCCGCTCCAGCCGGAACGGCTGCGGGAGGCCCTGCTTCAGCTCCAGGAGCTGCAGGAGGGGATACCCGAGCCGAATACCCCCTGGAAGGAGCAGATGCTGTTCCAGCAGCTGTTCCATCTCCTGTCGGTATCGGCGGAACAGAACGACCTGTCTCCCGCCGCCGCATGCGCGGAGCGGGCAGCCGCATACTTGCGTCGCCATTACCGGGACGATATCAAGGCCCAATCGCTTGGCGACAGCCTGAACTTCCACCCGGTCTATATCGCCCGGTGCATGCAGAAGCAGTTCGGCTGCTCGCCGATCGAATATTTGACGCGCTACCGCATCGAGCAGGCGAAGCTGCTGCTGCACCAGACGGATCTTCCGATCTCGCGCATCGCGGAAGAGGTCGGCTTCCGTCAAGCGGCTTACTTCGCCGCTTGCTTCTCCCGCTATGAAGGAATGTCGCCGCGCGCATACCGGCAGCAGTTTTTCTGCCATTAAGGAGCCGGCTCCCGCAGACGGGCGGCCCGTCTGCGAGCGGGCCGCCGCTGCGGAGCCCCGCGTCTGCCCAAGCCCTCCGGCCCCGCTTGCCCGGGCCGCCCCGTTCCGTCCGGGCCCGCTTCAGTGCCCGCATTCATAGATGCGATGGCATACCGGACACCGTTCTTCCTGACATGCATTCTCCAGCAGCATGGCCTGCTCGATCAGCTTCTTCAGATCCCGGACGGCCATCGGTCTCGTATACTGATCGTCGTCGTCCAGCAGGCAGGCGATCTCCAGCAATCCCGTCTTGAGCTGGCTGCATTGCACCAAGTGATGAATGTTCATCTCTCTTCCCCACCTTCTTCAATCTTTTTGACGCTCTTCGCTTTTGCGTTCTTTATCAAGGTGTTTGTGCCAAGATTGCTATCCATGAATAGCACTATTCTGCTGATCGTTCTTCGCCGCGCTATGGGCATCTCCCTCCTCTCCCGGCGGCCACGCAATCTTGCCTGCCCAACCCTTCGTTATCCGTCTCCCCATGACGAGACTCCTGCCTCTGCCGCGGACCGTTCCAAGACTGAAGTATTTATCCGGCAACAGAGAGAGACAGAATCTTATCTCCATACGCATGGTATCCAGGGATAGCGTCGCTTGCCAATAATATACCGCAATGGTATGCTGTTTGCAAGTCATGAATCGCGAAAAAACGAGAAAAAGGAGGTCTGGCCGTTGACTATCGGAAAGATATTGAAGGAGCTTCGGGGAAAGCGATCGCTGCGGGAGATTGAACGTGAATCCGGAGTCAGCCATACCTATCTGAGCAGTCTGGAAAAGGGACGCGACCCGCGGACAGGCAAGGAACGCAAGCCGACGCCCGACACGTTGAAAAAGCTGGCTCACGTCTACTCCGTACCCTATGAGTGGCTGATGGGCGCCGCCGGATATATGGAGTTCGAGGAAGGCCTCTCGATTCCCGGCCACGAGAACGGGGCGGCGATGCAGGCGGACGGGACGGAGGACGCAGGCTGGAACTACCGTCCGGGCGGGAACAACCTTGCGCCCCGCGGCGTCAAGGAGAAAAAGCCGTTCTACGAATTAACGGAGGTGTTGAACGGCACCGTTCCTGTCCATTATTTCGGACAGCCCTTGAGCCGTGAGGATCTCAAGCGGACTCTTGCCATGCTGGAGGTGCTGTTCCCCGGACGGCGCCCCGCTTCCGATGCGCCGGAGGAAGAGGAACGCTAAGATGCGGTCTTGCCCGAATGCGGCGGCGGCCCTCCCGGGTTCGTCCGGGAAGGGCCGCTTCTTTTAATGAATATTCGCCTTGCTGAAATTGCCGCCCAGCACGTCCGATACGGTCTCGATCGCGATGAAGGCCTTCGGATCGATATCCTGCACAATCGCCTTCAGCTTCGCCACTTCCAGACGCGTGAGCACGCAATAGATCATTTGCGTATCCTCGCGCATATAGCCGCCTTGGGCGTAGATGAATGTCGTGTTGCGGCCAAGCCGATCGATAATGGCCTGCGATATTTCTTCGTACTCCGACGAAATGATCGTGGCCGACTTGGATTCGTTCAGACCTTCGACGACGATATCGATCATTTTGAAGGCAATATAGTACGTGAAGATGGAGTACATCGCCGAATCCCATCCGAATACGAAGCCGGCGACGATGAAAATAAAGACGTTGATGATCATGATTAGCTGGCCGACGGGAATGTTGACTTTTTTGGATACCAGAATCGAGACAATCTCCGTTCCGTCTAGCGATCCGCCGAAGCGGATGACGAGACCGACGCCCGCTCCGAGCATAATGCCGCCGAACATCACGGCAAGGAGCTTCTCATTGGTGAACGCATTCACATCGTGAAGAAATGCGGTCGTCAACGACATGACGGCGATGCCGTACAGGGTGGAAAAGCAGAATGTCTTGCCGATCTGCCTGTACCCAAGCATCAGGAACGGCACATTAAGCAGGAACAGGAATATTCCGAGCTTGAGCGAGGTCGTCTTGGACAAAATGATCGATATCCCGGCGATTCCCCCGTCGATAATGCTGTTCGGCACCAGAAACAGCTCCAGCGATACGCCCATCAAGACAGCGCCTATCGTAATAAATACAACCCGTTTGATAATATCCAGCAGCTTTGTTTTCTTATGAGTGCGAGCCATAAATCTCCTCCAAACTATAAAAGTAATCGGTATATCATCCCCGTCCAGAGAATCCAGGACGGGGATACGCGCCATGCCATGTGCGGGCCGGCTCGCCGCTCATGCGAACCCGGCAGCCGCCCTCTAGTCTCCGCCTTTATACACGAGCGAGCGGGCCGCCAGCTTCTCGCTCAATCGGACCAGCTGCTCCAGTTCGCCCTCTTCCAGCAAAGATAAGTAAGCCGTCAGCGTCCGCCTCGATCGGTCCTGCGCCTGCCGCAGCAGATGGTGGCCCGCTTCGGTAATCGAGACGAGCACGACCCGCCGATCGGACTTGTCTGGGACGCGATCGACGAGCCCGCTGTCGAGCAGCCGATCTATCATCACGGTGACCGCGCTTGAAGTCACGCCCAGTTGTTCGGCGAGCATGGACACCTTCCCCGGGCCTCTCCGCTCAATCACATTGAGCAGCGAGTACTGGGCTACCGTCAGCCCCAACTCCTTCACGTTCGCCATGTCATGCCAGAGCGTGCGCGCCAATACCGTCATGGCCTGTTCATAGCGTTCCACCCACGATGACATGCGTTCCATTGTCCCACTCCTTCCCGCGGCGCCGAGATTATTAAAAGATTCATTAATTAAACTATCAATTAATTAAACGATTTAATTATTATATAAGCAAAAAAAAGGAAGAGTCAAGCAGGCCCATTTTCCTAATTAAGGGAGTTTTCTTCACTTATTTTACATGAAGCGACATATATCTAAAATTTATTTAATAGTCGAATCAATTTCATAATGCATAATTACAAAACTGTAGATTAACCGAATTAAAGTATTTCCTTTTTTGAAAATTATGCAGCTTGCTCTTGGAATTGACGATTTAAACGATCACATGCTAATTTTATACAATTGTAAACCAAAGTAACCAAGTTAAAATGAACCTTAGCTTTTTGACCCGTTCGGTGTCTCACATTGTTCAATTGGAAGAATTCCTTCAAGTAAGCATTCACTCTTTCGACTGCAGAACGTCTCTTAGCGATTTCTTTCCAATGCTTTGAGCCTCTGGCCGGGGCGGTATATTTTCTAAGATCAGTTGTTATCTTCATTTTATAGACTTTCTGGCAAAGTGAATCATGCGCCAATGGACAGCTTTCGCATTCTTTCGGTCGAACATATTTGAGTGTTCCATATTTTGAATCGTAGCTGTCATAACGATAAGAATGCTCCCTTACACAGGTTGGGGCGAAGTGTTCGTCAAATCCGTCGTGTTCTGGTTCTCGGCGACGGTTATACGCAATTACAGCATGTGCCTCTGCTTCTCGAACTTGCTTGTATATAGGTTCATAATCGTATCCAGCATCCATGGTTGCGTACTTGAAACTGAAATTCGGATGCTGTGAAGCAACCCCTTTTAGGAGTGGAATGGCCGCTTTACCGTCATTCAAGCTTCCGGAAGAGAGCAAGGCTCCGAGGATATACTGACTCTGCGTTCCAATGGCAAGATGACCTTTATAGCCATACCAAAAGACATTTTTTCCATCACTATTTTTCTTGACTCCCCACTGCGGATCAAGAGGCATTTGATCTCGCAAAACATGGAATGATTCATTTAATTGAGCGGCAATTTCTTTTTCGAAGATTGGTTTTTGTTCCTCTTCTTCTTGCTTTTGTTTGAGCCAAGCTTCACGTTCGGCTTTTGTTTTTCGCCCACGCTTTTTTGGCTCAGGTTTTTCCTTTTCTTGCTTCGCAGGTGCCTGATCCCGAGCTTCGATATGGGTCGCATCGATTGCAACCGTATCGTCTGTAATGAATCCTTCTGCCATGGCTTGTTCGAGTAACTGCTCTTGCATGTCCTCCAGTGCATGGCTTTGGCTCATCTTGCGCACCAACCGGGAATAGGAAGAGGCCGAAGGAATCGCTTCTGAAAGCATAAAGCCACAATCCATGCGGAATAAGATGTCATGTTGAAGTCTCTTTATTAAATCTTTAATCGTAGGAATACGTTCAACGATTCTAACAATCAAGGAATAGACCATCGCCCTATAATTCACTTCAATGGGGGCACCATAAAAAGATGTTTTCCTGACCAAACGCAAGATCGGAGTGATGTCGATTGTAGAAAAAATCTCACGAAAACGATCTTTTTGTTCCATCTCATAAAGCTCTTGCAGGGTAAATAAGCTCTCATGTCGAATATAGGGCATAGGGAGTTCGCCTCATCTCTTTGGGTATTGTGTGGATACTTTACTTATTCGAGATTTGGGGAGGTACTCCTTTTTCTGTACCTTAAAAACCCAGTCATAGCAAGACTTTCGATTTATGAAATTGATTCAGTCATGCGAATTTTGTCGATAAATAATGTACACTCATTTACTCAGGCATCGTCCGCTAAAGTAAATGATGTTTCTCGATTTCGAACGCAGCCATTTTTCAAAAGCAGGGAGGAAAAACGGGGAGACAGGGACAAAGCATAGGTTTATAGTCACAAACAAGCATCAAATCCAATTTGGTTGGCAAAGGGCGGAGTTCAACATGAATACGAAATTTCAATTTCGATTCCGGCATTTAAAAACAGCAGTTAAAATTTACATTTTGGTTGGGATTGGCGTGTTGTTATTGGGAATCAGCACACTTCTCTCGTATAGTTCCATTCGTGAAATCAATCAAAGCACCGAGGTTATTTTTAACCACAATCTGACGTCCATCATCTGGCTGAAACAGATCCAGGTGAATAATCGATCGACAGATGCCGCTGTTTTCGAGCTTATGGCCAATAATGACGCGGGGGACAATAAACGTCTGAAAGAAACTATTGAGGCTTTTCAGAAGGATAATAAACAATTCCTTGAAAAATATGCCGCCATCCTTAATCACGAAGAGGAAAAAGCGTTATTCGACAAATACAGCAAGTTATTGCCCGCCTATCAGCAACAGCTCAACAATGTGATCGGGCTGGCCGTGCAAAATAAAAATGCGGAGGCTTACGATTATTATAATTCGGAGGCGAGAGGGACGCGCGCGGAGCTTCAAAACCTGCTTACCGAACTAGTGGAGTGGAATCAGAATCTGGCGCGGCAGGAAGCGGATACGGCGACGGCATTGGGCACAAGCGCCACAAGGAACAGCTTGCTGATTGGCGGACTGTCCCTGCTTGTGAGCATCGCCATCGGACTGTTCATCATCAAAGCTATTGTCACCCCGCTCAAGGAGATGCAGCTGTTGATGAATCGAGCGCAGCAGGGCGATCTGACGGTCCGGGGTACATATGATTCGAAGGATGAAGTCGGGAAGGTCATGCATGATTTCAATCAAATGATTGACGGCCTAGCCGCAATAATGAGGACGGTGAACAAGCAGGCTCAGGTTCTGTACGAAAGCTCGAGTCTCGTCGCCGATAACGCCAAAGAGACCGCCGCCGCCACCGAGCAAATCGCCGCTTCCATGGAGCAGGTCGCTGCCGGAGCCAAAAACCAGCAGGCGGCGTCGAAGGAAAACGCAATCGCCCTCGAGGAAATGGCCAAAGGCATCGAGGTGATTGTGGACAGAGCGACCAGCGTAACGGAAATGTCCAGTTACTCATCCGAACAAGCGGAGCAGGGCAATGCGATTCTGAATGAGGCGGTCAGCCAAATGAAGGCCATCCATGATTCCGTGAAGATGACGGGGACCGCGATTGGGCATCTGAATGAATCCTCGGAGCAAATCGGGAAAATTATTGATGTCATCACCGCCATCGCCAGCCAGACCAATCTGCTGGCCTTGAACGCATCCATCGAAGCGGCCAGAGCCGGAGAGAGCGGCAGAGGGTTCTCTGTGGTCGCGATGGAGGTGCGCAAGTTAGCGGAACAGTCGGAGGATTCGGCCAAGCAAATCGCCGGCTTAATCGAAGAAATCCAGTCCAGCATGCAGCAGACGACGAAGTCGATGGAGCTTGTACAGAAGGACGTATTATCCGGTATGGAAATCGTGGACAAGGCGGGACAGACGTTCGAGACCATCTTGGATACGGTCCAGAAAGTTACCTTCGAAATGCAGGAAACATCCGCTTCGACCGAGGAGATGTCGGCGGGGACAGAAGAAATCTCGGCATCTGTCGAGGAAATGGCCTCGATCGCGGAAGAAGCGTCCCAGACCGTGCAGACGGTCGTGTCGGCATCGGAAACACAGCTGGCTTCCGTTCAGACGATATCCGCTTCCACGGAGCAGCTGAGGGTGCTGTCCCAGGAATTGCAGGCCATCGTCAAGCAATTCAAATTATAAAAGTACCGGTGCCGCGAAAGAAAATCAAGCCAGGAAAAGCTTCCTGGCTTGATTGGCGTGGCCGGGCATCCCGCTCCCTGGCCGAGCTAGAACCGGAACGCCGCATATCTCCACTGGTTCTCCAGCGCTACCCACACATCATCGGTCTCGGCCCCGGCATACCAGTAAGCGAAGCCGGCGATACCGCGGCTCGCCGCCATCGCATATTTGGCGGCGAGAGAACGGCTCTCCTCCGCCCAGACCAGATGGCGAACGCCGCTGGCCGTGAAGTCCGCCACATACTGGGCTGTCTTGCCGTCCCATTTTGTCTTGCGGGAGCGCAGCAGGTCCCCTTGTTCCAGCAATGTCATATCGCGGGAAGTCAGCTTCTCTCCCTGTACGATCCACTCCCTTGTATAGAGAGGAAGCGCGGCAATCACCTTGTCCGAAGGGACCGACTGCAGCAGCTTATCCAATGCGCGCTGCACCCACGGCAGCGACGAGACCGAACCGGCTGTCGGGGCGCCCCCCCAATGCTCGTCATATCCCATCAGCACGATGTAATCCGCCGCCTCTCCCAAGGCGGCATAATCGAAGGCCTCGGTCCAATCCGTACCCAGATCCGGAGACACGTCGACAGAGAGCACCGCCCCCAGCCTGTGCAGCTCGTCAGACAGATCGGTGATGAAGGCGGTGAGCGCTTCTCTGTCCTTCGGGTAGACATTTTCAAAATCGAGATTCAAACCGTCCAGCCCGTACTTCACCACAAAGCCCGACAGCTTCGAAATGACGGCATTCTTCCGTGCCGGATCGGTGAGCACTTGATGCGTCAAATCCGCATTGAACCGGTTCCCCACCATCGCCCAGACCTGCTTGCCATGCTGCTTCGCCCAGTGGATGAGCGTCCTGTCGGTATGATCGGAGACCGTCTGGGACGAGTCCAGGAAATACCATCGCGGGGTCAGTGTATTGATTGGCGATGAAGCAACTTGCGCTATGTACTGCTGCGTCGTCAATTCATGGTGCCACCCCATCTCGATGCGCTGCGGCGGAGCCGCTTCCAGCTCGTGCGACCAATCGGGCCGCTGCAGGGCACGATGCAGTACGACAGCCGTCTCTTGGCGGGTCATCGGATCGTTCGGGCGGAACTTGCCCCCGTCGCCGTTCATCAGATTCTGCTCCTGCATCAAGCTGACATACGGAATGGCCCATTCCGCGATGTAATCCGCGTCCGCGTAAGAGAGCCAGCCGGAAGCCGCTTCCTTCGGCTGCTTGAACGCCCGCATGATGATCGCCGCCGCTTCTTGACGGGTTACCGGCCGCTGCGGTTCAAA includes these proteins:
- a CDS encoding phosphotransferase enzyme family protein, coding for MGHQAIAADALSHYEIQSPIITFIRHNENLTYKITDESGSSYLLRVHKPVHAGLHGLQHTKAGLTGEMELLQALGENTALNVQMPVRNREGEFVTRISDGDGFLHCTMLHWLEGRDSQPDDFASREAALRYGRQVGMLHRFTSGYTPDPAPNRPAYAGIGENEAMLERLTYGREHGIFAPGDFALMSEAFQRINERLRRYEPEPGTWGIIHADINRANVIVTARGFTLIDYCLYGHGYFLYDAAGGALSVPSERRTEFMEGYAAEFSSVRSDSMKLLEGFMLLNIFGYYSFHMMNTAVHPWMRERLPSFCADKVVPFLEDKPIFHLL
- a CDS encoding GNAT family N-acetyltransferase is translated as MNIYLQPITAGNWKECIALEVAPGQEDFIASNLYSIAEAQFLDGFQCKGIYLDDRMIGFAMYGIDPDDGKYWIYRFMVDASYQGQGYGKRAMQLVLDEIGAQPDRTEHCMLGYDPKNEAARRLYASAGFVETGIAPWGEMVAKYDFSEPARSR
- a CDS encoding GNAT family N-acetyltransferase, whose translation is MIREATEQDLPSILDIYNDAIIHSTAVYSYEPHTLEQRMEWYRQKRRDNLPVLVYEAENRVMGFATFGPFRAWPAYQYTVEHSVYVHNECRHLGIGSGLLREMIRIAGERGYKTLVAGIDESNRGSISLHEKLGFTYAGTIRNAGYKFNQWLNLCFYQYELPGPEQPREQGGLDRRNEQPKGDFL
- a CDS encoding MATE family efflux transporter, which produces MKREQNRYALGVLAWPIFIELFLQFLLGAADTLMVSRISDDAVAVVGFSNQLFQALTTLFMTVASGAGILIAQKLGSRKEEEARSVAVMAVSASALIGLALSFVLYAKPRAIAAVLQLPDSLLPLADTYISIVGGGMVLTALTSTLSTVIRNTGNTKGPMIIAIGMNVIHVAMNYGFIFGAFGFPQWGLTGVALSTVISRLLATAVLAYVFVQSFGHRIRLREMLGFDGARFKEILYIGWPLGVNMSCWVFSQLVIFAFIAMLGPQELAARTYMNTLESFCFLLGSSIAMALQIQVAHLFGAGRMEEAYRGAYRALLYGLPLVTVNALVLLFAGRALLGLFTADPEIVALGVSLLGLNLLLQPGKMLNMAMGNALNAVGDTRFVMLTAVFSMWLVATGLSYLTGIHWGWGLVGIYACMIADEYIRGILVLLRWKGRLFLKRAEAAEAGQPPLPRTQAAKV
- a CDS encoding helix-turn-helix transcriptional regulator, with translation MKALQFTLPPLPYYIHSGSGTMEAGQKHASRRNIEVFDLLFVTGGCLYMYEEEREYAVRPDHVLILRPDRTHGATKECMEATTYFWLHFQTEGAWEALEDMPHSTAFDSEAAVASPFAPRPFLLTLPQFGKPLQPERLREALLQLQELQEGIPEPNTPWKEQMLFQQLFHLLSVSAEQNDLSPAAACAERAAAYLRRHYRDDIKAQSLGDSLNFHPVYIARCMQKQFGCSPIEYLTRYRIEQAKLLLHQTDLPISRIAEEVGFRQAAYFAACFSRYEGMSPRAYRQQFFCH
- a CDS encoding exonuclease, with protein sequence MNIHHLVQCSQLKTGLLEIACLLDDDDQYTRPMAVRDLKKLIEQAMLLENACQEERCPVCHRIYECGH
- a CDS encoding helix-turn-helix domain-containing protein — its product is MTIGKILKELRGKRSLREIERESGVSHTYLSSLEKGRDPRTGKERKPTPDTLKKLAHVYSVPYEWLMGAAGYMEFEEGLSIPGHENGAAMQADGTEDAGWNYRPGGNNLAPRGVKEKKPFYELTEVLNGTVPVHYFGQPLSREDLKRTLAMLEVLFPGRRPASDAPEEEER
- a CDS encoding YitT family protein, encoding MARTHKKTKLLDIIKRVVFITIGAVLMGVSLELFLVPNSIIDGGIAGISIILSKTTSLKLGIFLFLLNVPFLMLGYRQIGKTFCFSTLYGIAVMSLTTAFLHDVNAFTNEKLLAVMFGGIMLGAGVGLVIRFGGSLDGTEIVSILVSKKVNIPVGQLIMIINVFIFIVAGFVFGWDSAMYSIFTYYIAFKMIDIVVEGLNESKSATIISSEYEEISQAIIDRLGRNTTFIYAQGGYMREDTQMIYCVLTRLEVAKLKAIVQDIDPKAFIAIETVSDVLGGNFSKANIH
- a CDS encoding MarR family transcriptional regulator; protein product: MERMSSWVERYEQAMTVLARTLWHDMANVKELGLTVAQYSLLNVIERRGPGKVSMLAEQLGVTSSAVTVMIDRLLDSGLVDRVPDKSDRRVVLVSITEAGHHLLRQAQDRSRRTLTAYLSLLEEGELEQLVRLSEKLAARSLVYKGGD
- a CDS encoding transposase, whose translation is MPYIRHESLFTLQELYEMEQKDRFREIFSTIDITPILRLVRKTSFYGAPIEVNYRAMVYSLIVRIVERIPTIKDLIKRLQHDILFRMDCGFMLSEAIPSASSYSRLVRKMSQSHALEDMQEQLLEQAMAEGFITDDTVAIDATHIEARDQAPAKQEKEKPEPKKRGRKTKAEREAWLKQKQEEEEQKPIFEKEIAAQLNESFHVLRDQMPLDPQWGVKKNSDGKNVFWYGYKGHLAIGTQSQYILGALLSSGSLNDGKAAIPLLKGVASQHPNFSFKYATMDAGYDYEPIYKQVREAEAHAVIAYNRRREPEHDGFDEHFAPTCVREHSYRYDSYDSKYGTLKYVRPKECESCPLAHDSLCQKVYKMKITTDLRKYTAPARGSKHWKEIAKRRSAVERVNAYLKEFFQLNNVRHRTGQKAKVHFNLVTLVYNCIKLACDRLNRQFQEQAA